Below is a window of Lebetimonas sp. JH292 DNA.
AACAAATTTAACAAATTTTTGCTAAATAAATGAAATTTGGAGATTTTTGTATGATTTTTCAATCCTTTTATTAATATTAGAATATGATATAATTTTATAAAAAAGGCAGTTATTGAAAGAAAAAGCGTATATACTCTTGGCAAAACAGGAAAACATATCAAATAGAAAGGCCAAAGAGCTGATTGACAGGGGTTTGGTTTATGCAAGAGAAAAAAAAATAAAGATAGCAAGAGGGCTGGTGCCTACAAATATAAAATTTAAAATTATCAATATTCCTGATATAAGAAAAATTTATGAGGATAAAAATATAGTGGTAGTTGACAAACCCCCGTTTATTACGAGCGAAGAAATTTCTCAAAAATTCAAACAGCCGCTTTTGCACAGGCTTGATAAGCAAACAAGCGGTATTCTTGTAATGGTAAAAAATAAAGAGTTTAGAAAACGGGCCATTGAAGAATTTAGAAATAAAAATGTTTATAAAGAATATATCGCATGGGTGGAAGGTATAATCGCCCAAAATGACATTATAAATCTTCCTATTGAAATTATTAAGACAAAATCGGCGTCTTTTGCTAAAATTTCAAGGGAAGGTGAAGAGGCGGTTACCCAAATTGAGCCGATTCTGGCATTCAGGACAAAGTCTAAAATAAAAGCCGTTATCCATACAGGAAGAACACATCAGATAAGGGCTCATTTAAAAGCGATTGAACATCCTATTATAGGAGATGTGAAATACGGGGGAAAAGAATATACCAGAGTAATGCTTCACCACCATAAATTTAAACTGTTTGATTATGAATTTATTTCACCAGAGCCAGATGATTTTAAAATGCAGGAAGAAAAGTAATCA
It encodes the following:
- a CDS encoding RluA family pseudouridine synthase — encoded protein: MKEKAYILLAKQENISNRKAKELIDRGLVYAREKKIKIARGLVPTNIKFKIINIPDIRKIYEDKNIVVVDKPPFITSEEISQKFKQPLLHRLDKQTSGILVMVKNKEFRKRAIEEFRNKNVYKEYIAWVEGIIAQNDIINLPIEIIKTKSASFAKISREGEEAVTQIEPILAFRTKSKIKAVIHTGRTHQIRAHLKAIEHPIIGDVKYGGKEYTRVMLHHHKFKLFDYEFISPEPDDFKMQEEK